One genomic region from Jilunia laotingensis encodes:
- the lysS gene encoding lysine--tRNA ligase, with the protein MNLLELSEQEIIRRNSLNELRAMGIEPYPAAEYVTNAFSTDIKQEFKDEEEPRQVSIAGRIMSRRVMGKASFIELQDSKGRIQVYITRDDICPGEDKELYNTVFKRLLDLGDFIGIEGYVFRTQMGEISVHAKKLTVLAKSIKPLPIVKYKDGVAYDSFEDPELRYRQRYVDLAVNDGIKEIFLKRNKVYNSMREYFNSKGYVEVETPILQSIAGGAAARPFITHHNALDMPLYMRIASELYLKRLIVGGFEGVYEIGKNFRNEGMDRTHNPEFTCMEIYVAYKDYNWMMTFTENMIEKICLDVNGTTEVKVGDNIINFKAPFKRVTMLDSIKEFTGYDLNGLSEDEIREICKKLNMEIDETMGKGKLIDEIFGEFCEGNYIQPTFITDYPIEMSPLTKRHRDNPELTERFELMVNGKELCNAYSELNDPLDQLERFEEQMRLSEKGDDEAMIIDKDFVRSLEYGMPPTSGMGIGMDRLVMLMTGQTTIQEVLFFPQMRPEKVVKKDPAAKYMELGVPADWVPVIQKAGYNLVEDMKDVNPQKLHQDICGINKKYKLELTNPSVNDVTDWIKKIN; encoded by the coding sequence ATGAACCTATTAGAACTAAGTGAACAGGAAATCATCCGACGTAACAGTCTGAATGAGCTTCGCGCGATGGGCATCGAGCCATATCCCGCAGCAGAGTATGTAACCAATGCTTTCTCCACCGATATAAAACAGGAATTCAAAGACGAAGAAGAACCCCGTCAGGTGTCCATAGCCGGACGAATAATGAGCCGCCGCGTCATGGGCAAAGCTTCTTTCATCGAGCTTCAGGATTCCAAAGGACGCATCCAGGTGTATATCACCCGTGATGACATCTGTCCGGGAGAAGATAAAGAATTGTACAACACTGTATTCAAACGCCTGCTCGACTTAGGAGATTTTATCGGCATCGAAGGCTATGTGTTCCGTACACAAATGGGCGAAATCAGTGTCCATGCAAAAAAGCTGACCGTACTTGCCAAATCGATCAAACCGCTGCCAATCGTTAAATATAAAGACGGTGTGGCTTATGACTCGTTTGAAGATCCTGAACTGCGGTATCGTCAACGTTATGTAGACCTTGCGGTAAACGATGGCATCAAAGAGATATTCCTCAAACGCAATAAAGTGTACAATTCCATGCGCGAGTATTTCAACTCGAAAGGTTATGTGGAAGTAGAAACTCCGATCCTGCAATCCATTGCCGGTGGAGCTGCGGCACGTCCGTTCATCACTCATCACAACGCACTCGACATGCCGTTGTACATGCGTATCGCCAGTGAACTGTACTTAAAGCGTCTGATCGTAGGTGGATTCGAGGGTGTCTATGAAATCGGCAAGAACTTCCGTAACGAAGGTATGGATCGCACACACAACCCGGAATTTACCTGTATGGAAATATACGTGGCCTACAAGGATTACAACTGGATGATGACCTTTACGGAAAACATGATCGAGAAAATCTGCCTAGACGTGAACGGTACGACCGAAGTCAAAGTAGGCGACAACATCATCAACTTCAAAGCTCCGTTCAAGCGTGTCACCATGCTCGACTCCATCAAAGAGTTTACAGGCTATGACCTCAACGGACTCAGTGAAGACGAAATCCGTGAAATCTGCAAAAAGCTGAACATGGAGATCGATGAAACGATGGGCAAAGGCAAGCTGATCGATGAAATCTTCGGTGAATTCTGTGAAGGCAATTACATACAGCCCACATTTATCACCGACTATCCGATCGAAATGTCACCGCTGACCAAACGCCACCGCGACAACCCCGAACTGACCGAACGCTTCGAACTGATGGTAAACGGCAAGGAGCTGTGCAATGCCTATTCGGAATTGAACGACCCTCTCGACCAGTTAGAACGCTTCGAAGAACAGATGCGCCTAAGTGAAAAAGGCGATGACGAAGCCATGATCATCGACAAGGACTTTGTGCGCTCATTGGAATACGGTATGCCACCGACTTCCGGAATGGGTATCGGCATGGATCGTCTCGTAATGCTGATGACCGGGCAGACTACCATCCAGGAAGTGCTGTTCTTCCCACAGATGCGACCGGAAAAAGTAGTGAAGAAAGACCCGGCTGCCAAATATATGGAACTGGGAGTTCCCGCAGATTGGGTGCCAGTCATCCAAAAAGCTGGCTACAACCTCGTTGAGGACATGAAGGATGTCAATCCGCAGAAGCTTCATCAGGACATCTGCGGCATCAACAAGAAATACAAATTGGAGTTGACGAATCCAAGTGTGAACGATGTAACCGATTGGATAAAAAAAATCAATTAG
- a CDS encoding MATE family efflux transporter, with translation MTTGQKTPTALGTESIGKLLMQYAIPAIIAMTASSLYNMVDSIFIGHGVGRMAISGLALTFPLMNLAAAFGSLVGVGAATLISVKLGQRDYDTAQRVLGNVLVLNIIIGLAFSVVTLIFLDPILYFFGGSDETVYYAREYMQVILWGNVITHIYLGLNAVLRSAGHPQKAMYATIATVIINTILDPVFIFVFDWGIRGAAIATIVAQVISLMWQFKLFSNKEELLHFHRGIFRLKRKIVFDSLAIGMSPFLMNLASCFIVILINQGLKRYGGDLAIGAFGIVNRLVFVVVMIVLGLNQGMQPIAGYNFGARQYSRVTRVLKLTIIGATVVTTTGFILGMIVPELIVSIFTSDMELINLSAEGFRIVVMFFPIVGFQMVASNFFQSIGMAGKAIFLSLTRQMLILVPCLLILPHFYGQMGVWASMPVSDLLASLIAGIMLWWQFRQFRKMAVKA, from the coding sequence ATGACGACAGGACAAAAAACGCCCACAGCGTTGGGGACGGAGAGCATCGGTAAACTTCTAATGCAATATGCCATTCCGGCAATTATCGCCATGACGGCTTCTTCTCTTTATAATATGGTAGATAGTATTTTCATCGGACACGGTGTGGGGCGAATGGCTATTTCGGGGCTTGCACTGACTTTCCCTTTGATGAACCTTGCCGCAGCTTTCGGTTCGTTGGTCGGTGTGGGAGCAGCGACCTTGATCTCGGTGAAGCTGGGGCAACGCGACTATGACACGGCACAGCGTGTGCTTGGCAATGTGTTGGTGCTGAATATCATCATCGGTTTGGCTTTCTCGGTGGTCACGCTGATTTTTCTCGATCCTATCCTCTACTTTTTCGGTGGTAGCGATGAGACGGTGTATTACGCGCGTGAATACATGCAGGTTATTTTGTGGGGGAATGTCATCACGCATATCTATTTGGGCTTGAACGCTGTACTTCGGTCGGCTGGCCATCCGCAGAAAGCGATGTATGCTACCATTGCTACGGTTATTATCAATACCATCCTCGATCCGGTCTTCATTTTCGTATTCGACTGGGGCATTCGTGGTGCAGCGATTGCTACCATTGTGGCGCAAGTCATCTCGTTGATGTGGCAATTCAAATTGTTCAGTAACAAAGAGGAACTTCTGCACTTCCATCGTGGTATTTTCCGCCTGAAACGTAAAATCGTATTCGACTCCCTGGCCATCGGAATGTCTCCTTTTTTGATGAATCTGGCATCTTGCTTCATCGTTATTCTTATCAATCAGGGATTGAAACGGTATGGCGGTGACTTGGCTATCGGTGCTTTCGGCATCGTCAACCGGTTGGTGTTCGTGGTGGTCATGATAGTGTTGGGACTGAACCAGGGAATGCAGCCTATTGCCGGATATAATTTCGGTGCCCGTCAGTATTCGCGTGTCACACGTGTGTTGAAGCTGACAATTATCGGTGCTACGGTTGTGACCACTACCGGCTTTATATTAGGTATGATTGTGCCCGAACTGATCGTTTCTATCTTTACCAGCGACATGGAGCTGATCAATCTTTCTGCCGAAGGATTTCGTATTGTCGTAATGTTTTTCCCTATTGTCGGCTTTCAGATGGTGGCGTCCAACTTTTTCCAAAGTATCGGGATGGCAGGAAAAGCAATCTTTTTGTCACTTACCCGCCAGATGCTGATCTTGGTGCCCTGTTTGCTAATCCTTCCGCATTTCTATGGCCAGATGGGAGTGTGGGCTAGTATGCCGGTATCCGATCTTTTAGCCAGTCTGATAGCGGGAATCATGCTATGGTGGCAGTTCAGGCAGTTCCGTAAGATGGCGGTGAAGGCGTGA
- a CDS encoding serpin family protein: protein MKRIIFIAAIGLLMTACQSDENNVPEQSGDQPEEQPGEQPQEELDLQPVNIDWNEVSFTSDEQEMTNRNNAFAFDLLRQVASDKEEKNIFLSPLSATLALTMTSNGADGTTLTEMQNTLGWKEYSREAINEYCRKLAWGLQKADPKTELNIANSIWVRDEYHLQNGFVSDSWNYYNAELSAVDFASPEALITINQWCSDHTNGRINPMLTEGNIDGETIAILINALYFNGVWTSKFDKEDTVLDYFYNADGKEMVTNMMRQSLDARYLETQDVSLIELPYGNGMFSMVIVVPAWGKALDTLVAGLATEQWRQWIAGMEEKEVQLMMPSFTLKCKRELTGDLQALGMKKAFSLDAEFPNMLVERQNGLSISKVLQKTFVSVTEDGTEAAAATAVVMDESVGGSGVYFSVNRPFLYMIKEKKSGAILFIGRMKEMEPV, encoded by the coding sequence ATGAAACGGATTATTTTTATTGCAGCGATTGGCTTGTTGATGACTGCCTGCCAGTCCGATGAAAACAATGTGCCCGAACAGTCCGGAGATCAACCGGAAGAACAACCCGGTGAACAGCCTCAGGAAGAACTCGACCTCCAACCTGTAAATATCGACTGGAACGAAGTCTCTTTTACTTCCGATGAACAGGAAATGACCAACCGGAACAATGCCTTTGCGTTTGATCTGCTACGTCAGGTGGCAAGTGACAAGGAAGAGAAGAACATTTTCCTTTCTCCCCTCAGTGCTACGTTGGCTTTGACAATGACATCCAATGGAGCGGACGGAACAACGCTTACCGAAATGCAAAACACACTTGGATGGAAGGAATATTCCAGAGAAGCTATCAATGAGTATTGCAGGAAATTGGCTTGGGGATTGCAAAAGGCCGATCCGAAGACTGAACTTAACATAGCAAACTCTATATGGGTGAGAGATGAGTACCATTTGCAAAACGGATTTGTCAGTGATAGCTGGAATTATTATAATGCAGAACTGTCGGCTGTGGACTTTGCGTCTCCGGAAGCTTTGATAACTATCAATCAATGGTGTTCCGACCATACGAACGGACGTATCAATCCGATGCTTACAGAGGGAAACATCGATGGGGAAACGATCGCTATACTGATTAATGCTCTCTATTTTAATGGCGTATGGACTTCTAAATTCGATAAGGAGGATACCGTCCTTGACTATTTTTATAATGCGGATGGTAAGGAAATGGTAACCAATATGATGCGTCAGAGTTTGGATGCCAGGTATCTGGAAACGCAAGATGTCAGTTTAATAGAATTGCCTTATGGCAACGGAATGTTCAGTATGGTGATTGTCGTGCCAGCCTGGGGAAAAGCTTTGGATACGCTGGTTGCCGGACTTGCGACGGAACAATGGCGGCAATGGATAGCAGGAATGGAAGAGAAAGAGGTGCAACTTATGATGCCGAGTTTTACGCTTAAATGCAAACGTGAGCTGACAGGCGATTTGCAAGCCTTAGGCATGAAGAAAGCTTTCTCCCTTGATGCTGAATTTCCTAACATGCTGGTGGAACGTCAAAATGGGTTGTCTATAAGTAAAGTGTTGCAAAAGACATTCGTTTCGGTCACGGAAGATGGAACCGAGGCTGCTGCGGCAACTGCGGTGGTGATGGATGAATCGGTTGGTGGTTCAGGGGTGTATTTTTCTGTAAACCGTCCGTTCCTCTATATGATAAAAGAGAAAAAGAGTGGGGCTATTCTTTTTATCGGAAGGATGAAGGAGATGGAACCGGTGTAA
- a CDS encoding Crp/Fnr family transcriptional regulator codes for METFKEKFRNRYNLSETDVQTLLNHMEEVCFKKRDVIVREGARNTHLYLIQEGIWRGHYTKDDVDTTIWFASEGEAAFSIWGYADNSPSLISIEAMSDGKAYCISGKSLNELCSSCIGLANLGRRLMEHQLLSMENWLITAGSPRARERYLTLIKETPELLQHVPLKYIASYLWITPQSLSRIRAGIRTYKD; via the coding sequence ATGGAGACATTTAAAGAAAAGTTCAGGAATAGATATAACCTTTCAGAAACAGACGTTCAAACCCTGTTGAATCACATGGAAGAGGTGTGTTTCAAGAAACGCGACGTAATTGTACGTGAAGGTGCGCGGAACACCCATCTTTACCTGATCCAAGAAGGCATATGGCGGGGGCACTATACGAAAGACGATGTAGACACCACCATCTGGTTTGCCTCCGAAGGTGAGGCAGCCTTTTCAATTTGGGGGTATGCCGACAATTCCCCTTCGTTGATCAGCATTGAAGCCATGTCCGACGGCAAGGCTTATTGTATCTCGGGAAAAAGTCTGAACGAATTGTGTTCCTCCTGCATCGGGCTGGCCAATCTGGGACGCCGGTTAATGGAACACCAACTACTGAGTATGGAGAATTGGTTAATCACCGCCGGTAGCCCGCGTGCCCGCGAGCGCTACCTAACACTGATCAAAGAGACCCCTGAGTTATTACAGCATGTCCCTTTGAAATACATCGCTTCTTATCTTTGGATCACTCCTCAGTCATTAAGCCGGATTCGTGCCGGAATCAGGACGTACAAAGACTGA